The genomic window GCGGCCACCGCGCGCCCGACGAAGGCCGGCGTCTCCGACATGACGAAGTGCGGGTCCTTCGCCGCGCCGTCCCGCCAGTTGGCCTCGGTGACCCCGAAGTGCTCCAGCATCGCCTCGGAGCGCAGCCAGCCGGGGGTGAGCGCCACCGCGGTGCCGCCGTGCGGCTCCAGCTCGTGCGCCTGGGTGAAGGCGAGCCGGTTGACCGAGACCTTGGCCAGGTCGTAGAAGACGGAGAGCCGGTAGGTGGCGTCGTTGTACTCCTTGGTGCCGTCGCCGATCTCGATGACCAGGCCGCCCCGGTTGCGGATCAGCAGCGGCAGGGCGAAGTGGCTGGTGATGATGTGGGTGTCCACGGCCAGCCGCAGGGTGCGGAAGCCGGCGTCGAGGGGCTGCTCCCAGACCGGCTTCTCCCAGGTGATCAGCGGGTCGGCGCCCCAGATGTCGTTGACCAGCACGTCGAGGCGGCCGTGCTCGGCGTCGATCCGCTCGACCAGGCGGCGTACCTGGTCGGGGTCGAGGTGGTCGACGGCGACCGCCACACCGGTGCCGCCGGCGGCGGTGACCAGCTCGGCGGTCTCCTCGATGGTCTCCGGCCGGTCCATCTCGGACCGGCGCTCGCGGGTGGTGCGGCCGGTGGCGTAGACGGTGGCCCCGGCCGCGCCGAGCTGGACCGCGATCTGCCGGCCGGCGCCCGCGTCGCCCCGGCGACGAGCGCGATCTTTCCTGTCAGCGGTTTCGTCATGCCCGCCACGGTGTCACCGATACCTGACAACCGAAGTCCGGTTTTCCGGGTCCTCCCGATCCGCCATGATGGCCGGCATGCACCTGCTGCTCTCCGGGATCGTCGGCTCGGTGGCCTACGGGCTGGCCGGCACCGGATCGGACGTGGACCGGATCGGCGTCTTCGCCGCGCCGACGGTGGCCTTCCACGGCCTGCACCCGCCGCGTGAGTCGGTGGTCACCACCGAACCGGACGTCACGCTGCACGAGGCGGGGAAGTACTGCCGCCTCGCGCTGAGCGGCAACCCGACGGCGACCGAGCTGATGTGGCTGCCGGACGACTGCTACGAGACCCGCACCGAGCTCGGCGAGCGGCTGATCGGCATCCGGTCGGCGTTCCTCAGCGCGCCCCGGGTCCGCGCCGCCTACCTCGGCTACGCCAGCCAGCAGTTCCGGAAGCTGACCGCCCGGGACTCGTCGGCGGGTGGCCGGCGGCGCTCCGCGAAGCACGCCCGGCACCTGGCCCGGCTGCTGCACCAGGGACGGGTGCTCTACGCGACCGGCGTGCTGGAGATCCGGCTGGCCGACCCGGAGTGGTTCCGGGCGTTCGGCGAACGGGTCGCCGGCGGGGCGCTGGACGAGGCGGAGGCGCTGGTCGCCGAGGCGGAACGGGACTTCGACCGGATCCGCACCCCGCTGCCGGAGCGGCCGGACGAGGAGACCGTCGAGCGGTGGCTCCTCGACGTCCGGGCCGCCCACCTGCCGCCGGAGCTGGCCCGGCCGTAGCCCTCGGGCCTCACGACCAGGGTCGGAGGGAGGAGCACCCGGCCCTCCGGCTCACGGCCGAAAACCCAGTTGGCCCGGCACCGACCCTGCCGTTAGGCTGCGGCCGCGTCCTCGATCAGCGAAAGGGAGGTGAGCGCGATGTCCACCACGACAGTCATGTGCTCCCACCCGACGGCGAGGACGCCGAGGTCCTGAACCGGGAGCACGTCACCACCCGGAAGGACCCCATGACCGACCTGGTCATTCGCCCGATCATCGCGGGCGAGGAACACCTCTTCGACTCCCTGCCCGACCCCGCTCTCGTCGGCCGCGCCGCCTTCGGCGAGAGCTACCTCGACATGGCCGCCGCCGGCCAGTACCGCCCCGAATGGACCTGGGTCGCCCTCCGCGACGACACCGTCGTGGCCCGCGCCGCCTGGTGGGGCGGCCCCGGCGACACCGCGCCGCTGGCGCTCGACTGGTTCGACTTCACCGATGCCGACGCGGCGGTCGAGCTGCTGCGGACCGCGCCGCTGCGGGCGGAGTACTCCATCTCACTGCCACCCGGCTGGCGCGACGACCCGGCCGTCCGGGCGCAGGGCGAGGCCCGGATCGACGCTGCGACGAAGGCCGGCATGTCGGTGCTGGTCGAGCGGTACCGGTACCGCTGGACGGCAGACTGCGGACTGCCGGCCCGACCGGGCCGGCTGGAGTTCCACCCCGAACCCGACGACGCCGTCATCCTCGACGTCCTCCGCCGCATCGGCGAGGGCAGCCTGGACGCCCACACCCGCCACACCATCGCCACCTCCGGGCCGGCGGCGGCGGCCCAGGAGGAACTGGACCTGTTGCGCTGGCTGCCGGGTCCCCGTGACTGGTGGCGACTGGCCCGGACCGCGAGTGGCACGCTGGTCGGCATCATCGTGCCGGCCCGCAACCACAGCGATCCGATCGTCGCCTTCGTCGGCGTGGTTCCCGAGCAGCGCGGCCACGGCTACGCGTACGACCTGCTGGTCGAAGGCACGCACCTGCTGGTCGAGGGCGGCGCGACGGAGATCGTGGCCGCCACGGACCAGACCAACCACCCGATGGCCGCCGTCTTCGCCCGGGCGGGTTACCCGGTCGAGCGGGAACGCGTCGACCTCGTCTGACCCCTCGTCCCCGGCACCGGCCCACCGGTGCCGGGGACACCTCGGGCGCACACCTGCGCGGCTGTACGCCTCAGTCGGCCAACCTGACCCGGACCCGGCGGTTGGCCCGGCCCTTGCTCTCCACCTTGACCACCTGGACCTTGCCGATGAGGGCGGTCGAGGCGACGTGGGTGCCGCCGTCGGCCTGCACGTCCAGCCCGACGATGTCGACGATCCGGACCTCCTGCTCGTCCGGCGGGATCAGGTTGGACTGGGTACGGATGATGTCCGGCAGGGCGAGGGCCTCGGCCCGGGGCAGCACCCGGACGGCGACCGACCGGTCGGCGGCCACCTCGGCGTTGACCAGCTCCTCGATCCGGCTCTTGAAGTCCGGCGGCACCTCGGGGAGGTTGAAGTCCATCCGGGCCTCGCCCGGCTCCATGTTGCCGCCGGTGACCAGCGCGCCGAAGTCGCGGAACACCACCCCGCAGAGCACATGCAGCCCCGAATGGGTACGCATCAGCATCGTCCGGCGGTCGTCCTCGACCGCGCCGGTGACCGCGGTGCCGACCGGCGGCACCGGATCACCCTCGGCCGGGATCAGCCAGAGGTCGTCGCCCTTGCGGGTGCCGACGATCCGGGTCTGCACGCCCTGCCAGAGCAGCACCCCGTGGTCCGGTGGCTGCCCGCCGCCGCCCGGGTAGTAGGCCGACCGGTCCAGCACGATGCCCTGCTCGGGGTCGGCCGTCAGCACCGTGCACTCCCACTCGCGCAGGGTGGGGTCGGCGAGGTCGAGGCGGTGGGTACGGCCGTGGTGTGTGACGCCCATGACAGGCGACGTTACCCGTTGAGGAACCCGGAGATCCGCTCCCGCAGGTCGGCGCGTTCCGACCAGAGCACGCTCGGGCGGTCGTAGACGTGCAGGGTGGCGTTCGGCAGGGCGGCGGCCAGCTGCTCGGCGACCGGCACCGGATGCAGGTCGTCGCCGGCGCAGCCGATCACCAACGCCGGGGCGGTGACCTGGGCGAGCACGCCCGCGTCCCGCAGCGGCGTCTGCTCGGGCAGGCTGGCCAGCCCGGGGGCGAGCCCGTCCCGCAGCAGCTGGTCCAGCCGCTGCCGCAGGTACGCCCAGCCGGCCGGGGTGTTCCGCACGGCGGGCGGCAGCTCCATCGACACGACGTCGGCGAGGGCGGAGGCGTCGCCGCTCTCCACCGCGTCGAGCAGGTCGGTCAGGCGGGCCCGGGCC from Micromonospora kangleipakensis includes these protein-coding regions:
- a CDS encoding nucleotidyltransferase domain-containing protein, with amino-acid sequence MHLLLSGIVGSVAYGLAGTGSDVDRIGVFAAPTVAFHGLHPPRESVVTTEPDVTLHEAGKYCRLALSGNPTATELMWLPDDCYETRTELGERLIGIRSAFLSAPRVRAAYLGYASQQFRKLTARDSSAGGRRRSAKHARHLARLLHQGRVLYATGVLEIRLADPEWFRAFGERVAGGALDEAEALVAEAERDFDRIRTPLPERPDEETVERWLLDVRAAHLPPELARP
- a CDS encoding alanyl-tRNA editing protein produces the protein MGVTHHGRTHRLDLADPTLREWECTVLTADPEQGIVLDRSAYYPGGGGQPPDHGVLLWQGVQTRIVGTRKGDDLWLIPAEGDPVPPVGTAVTGAVEDDRRTMLMRTHSGLHVLCGVVFRDFGALVTGGNMEPGEARMDFNLPEVPPDFKSRIEELVNAEVAADRSVAVRVLPRAEALALPDIIRTQSNLIPPDEQEVRIVDIVGLDVQADGGTHVASTALIGKVQVVKVESKGRANRRVRVRLAD
- a CDS encoding GNAT family N-acetyltransferase; amino-acid sequence: MTDLVIRPIIAGEEHLFDSLPDPALVGRAAFGESYLDMAAAGQYRPEWTWVALRDDTVVARAAWWGGPGDTAPLALDWFDFTDADAAVELLRTAPLRAEYSISLPPGWRDDPAVRAQGEARIDAATKAGMSVLVERYRYRWTADCGLPARPGRLEFHPEPDDAVILDVLRRIGEGSLDAHTRHTIATSGPAAAAQEELDLLRWLPGPRDWWRLARTASGTLVGIIVPARNHSDPIVAFVGVVPEQRGHGYAYDLLVEGTHLLVEGGATEIVAATDQTNHPMAAVFARAGYPVERERVDLV